One bacterium genomic region harbors:
- a CDS encoding PKD domain-containing protein codes for MRYSHLYKCWFLLLIVIFMINNLHAQKPQNYPSLQIIPDETEESFVQNNMRLNKITGVPLALYKPNYSVRRDSPEKMARQYLSDNYRLFRISADLSDLKYLNTTETPGGYHVRFLQYKGDYPVFNARINVTISRDNRVVFVTNGFKSGYETKEEANLKTINVTKEQALISAKEYLGIKGAIAFEKSETAVYYNKGTFRLAQIVTIVPSEELIGEWQIMIDAQSGELFRVEDVACYSKPLSNPLLVDGTGYVFDPDPITHARTTYGSTGFVDNNDADSDSLTAHRELRTLKDITFDGSVYTLKGPWAEIRDFESPYTGLHTNSTSNFLFTRFNDNFEAVNVYFHIDNSMRWVNNSLGFTLTPYQYVGGVRFDPHGLSGSDNSHYITSTGSIAYGDGGVDDAEDLGVVLHELCHGIHDWITAGGLSQVEGLSEGSCDYWATSYIRSTGYWTPAYPAYNWVFIWDGHNPFWAGRITNYTAHYPEGLTGTIHTDGQMWSSSLMSIYDLIGKIPTDKNFLEALSMTDGSSGQQDAANAFIAADQLLYGGGHLTQIIPVFADRGYIEGPIAADFMADVTNGQAPLTVHFTDLSISQPNPIISWQWDFNNDGITDATSQNPTWIYSDFGIFSVKLTVSDGTNVDTETKIDYITVTDPNQVTDTLFIDKFEAGLGNWTITNNGGTCVWEIITPPYPNAYTLPAASSGGLLAADSDECGSGTTMNTTATINQILDFSIYDVVTIEFDNDWNIYDAQDEAHVEVSTNGGSTWVGVWDQIGTDIRNTHETINISSLAAGKSNVKIRVRSVQPGWDWWWVIDNFNVYGTYVQPSNTFQFSVNINNGWNMVSIPGLHPVDQNVSTWWEFRDFATNVFGYNNGYYTVNTAEPTEGYWMKHTGTRTYNTGDEWPASGIIKVPHDTLQNINGWKMLGVYECPVAVVDIQTIPPNCLNLPVYGYNNGYQIVDTLYPGYGYYVKGSCSAVIFPPCKFA; via the coding sequence TCAGATAATTATAGGTTATTCCGGATCAGTGCTGATTTATCTGATTTAAAATATTTGAACACTACAGAGACTCCAGGTGGATATCATGTTAGATTTCTTCAGTATAAAGGTGATTATCCGGTGTTTAATGCAAGAATTAATGTTACGATAAGTAGAGACAATCGAGTAGTTTTTGTTACTAATGGATTTAAATCCGGTTATGAAACGAAAGAAGAAGCTAACCTAAAAACGATTAATGTCACTAAGGAACAAGCTTTAATTTCTGCAAAAGAATACCTTGGAATAAAAGGAGCGATTGCGTTTGAAAAAAGCGAAACTGCAGTTTACTATAATAAAGGAACATTCCGCTTGGCACAGATTGTTACAATCGTACCTTCTGAAGAACTTATTGGCGAATGGCAGATTATGATTGATGCACAGTCCGGTGAACTTTTCAGAGTTGAGGATGTTGCATGTTATTCGAAGCCACTTAGTAATCCATTGTTGGTTGATGGTACCGGTTATGTTTTTGATCCTGATCCGATTACCCACGCAAGAACTACTTATGGTAGCACAGGGTTTGTTGATAATAACGATGCTGATTCAGATTCTCTTACTGCGCATCGTGAGCTGAGGACACTTAAGGATATTACATTTGATGGAAGTGTTTATACATTAAAAGGTCCCTGGGCAGAAATAAGAGATTTTGAATCACCATACACCGGCTTACACACAAATTCAACTAGTAATTTCTTGTTCACAAGATTTAATGACAACTTTGAAGCAGTCAACGTTTATTTCCACATAGATAATTCTATGAGATGGGTAAACAATTCTCTTGGTTTTACTTTAACACCATATCAATATGTTGGCGGTGTTCGATTTGATCCTCATGGACTCAGTGGTTCCGACAATTCTCACTATATCACTTCTACGGGAAGTATTGCATACGGTGATGGCGGTGTTGATGATGCAGAAGATCTTGGTGTAGTTCTTCACGAACTATGTCATGGTATTCATGATTGGATTACTGCAGGTGGTCTTTCACAGGTTGAAGGACTAAGCGAAGGAAGCTGTGACTATTGGGCAACATCTTACATAAGAAGTACAGGTTACTGGACTCCGGCATATCCCGCATATAATTGGGTTTTCATTTGGGATGGTCACAATCCATTCTGGGCAGGCAGAATAACAAATTATACTGCACATTATCCGGAAGGATTAACTGGAACAATCCATACGGATGGACAAATGTGGTCATCCTCATTGATGTCTATCTACGATCTTATTGGAAAAATTCCTACAGACAAAAACTTCCTCGAAGCTTTATCTATGACAGATGGAAGTTCAGGGCAGCAGGATGCAGCTAATGCCTTCATTGCTGCCGATCAATTACTATACGGAGGTGGTCATCTCACACAAATTATTCCTGTGTTTGCTGACAGGGGTTATATTGAAGGACCAATTGCAGCAGACTTTATGGCAGATGTCACCAATGGACAAGCACCGTTAACTGTGCATTTTACTGATTTGTCAATCTCACAACCAAATCCAATTATTTCCTGGCAATGGGATTTTAATAATGATGGAATAACTGATGCAACTTCTCAGAATCCAACCTGGATATATTCAGACTTTGGAATATTTTCTGTTAAACTTACTGTTTCTGATGGAACAAATGTGGATACAGAAACTAAGATCGATTATATAACTGTTACAGATCCTAACCAGGTGACTGATACACTATTTATTGACAAATTTGAAGCAGGTCTCGGAAATTGGACAATCACAAATAATGGTGGAACCTGCGTTTGGGAAATTATTACTCCGCCTTATCCTAATGCATACACTCTTCCTGCAGCATCCTCTGGTGGATTGCTTGCTGCTGATTCTGATGAATGCGGAAGCGGTACTACTATGAATACCACAGCTACAATAAATCAAATATTAGATTTTTCAATTTATGATGTAGTTACAATTGAGTTCGATAATGACTGGAATATATATGATGCACAAGATGAAGCTCATGTCGAAGTCAGTACTAACGGCGGCTCAACATGGGTCGGAGTTTGGGATCAGATCGGTACAGATATCAGAAATACGCACGAGACAATAAACATTTCTTCGTTAGCTGCTGGTAAATCAAATGTTAAAATTAGAGTAAGATCTGTACAGCCAGGATGGGATTGGTGGTGGGTGATTGATAACTTTAATGTTTATGGAACATATGTCCAACCATCAAATACATTCCAATTTTCAGTTAATATTAACAATGGCTGGAATATGGTATCAATACCTGGATTACATCCTGTAGATCAGAATGTAAGTACCTGGTGGGAATTTAGAGATTTCGCAACCAATGTATTCGGATATAACAATGGATATTATACTGTAAATACAGCTGAACCTACTGAAGGTTACTGGATGAAACATACTGGAACCAGAACATATAATACCGGAGATGAATGGCCGGCAAGCGGAATAATTAAAGTTCCACACGACACACTTCAAAATATAAACGGATGGAAAATGTTAGGTGTATATGAGTGTCCAGTGGCAGTAGTTGATATTCAAACTATACCTCCAAATTGTTTAAATCTTCCGGTATATGGATACAATAATGGATATCAAATTGTAGATACACTATATCCCGGTTATGGATATTATGTAAAAGGTTCATGCTCGGCTGTGATATTTCCTCCTTGTAAGTTTGCATAG
- a CDS encoding T9SS type A sorting domain-containing protein, whose translation MLNTNLKDGEDVVISDATIQKLMVSGELLPTVYSLEQNYPNPFNPSTVIEFSLPEDVANVKLSIYNALGEKVAELVNTSLQAGRYQYQWNARDVATGMYIYELLTDKFVSVKKMILIK comes from the coding sequence ATGTTGAATACAAATCTGAAAGATGGCGAAGATGTAGTGATCAGTGACGCAACAATACAGAAGCTGATGGTAAGTGGCGAATTGTTACCAACAGTCTACTCATTAGAGCAGAACTATCCGAACCCATTTAACCCAAGCACAGTAATAGAGTTCTCATTGCCGGAGGATGTGGCAAATGTGAAATTATCAATATACAATGCATTGGGAGAAAAGGTAGCCGAGTTGGTTAACACATCATTGCAGGCTGGAAGATATCAATACCAGTGGAATGCAAGAGATGTAGCAACCGGAATGTATATCTATGAATTACTTACAGATAAATTTGTGTCTGTTAAAAAAATGATTTTAATTAAATAA